TGGTACAAAACACAAATAGGTTGTCTAACAGTCAGAAAATACACTATCATATATTATTTTTGATCTGTGCGCTTTTGGATTAATCAATTCATTTTCTGACTGATTACAATTTGCATTTGGTGTCCTGAGGTTTCTTATGTTCTATTTTAACATAATAAATGCAATCATTTAGGGATTTATTATGGAACATTTATACAATTGAAACATCAACGGTCAAAATGACCGTCATGGCCATTCTAGTAGTTATGGAATTCCGGCACTCTGTGAGTGTTAAAATGAAAGTGAGGAGCCATCAACAGTTAAACATGAAAACCATTTCACAAATAAATTGGGAGGAAAAGCTTGTCAAAATGTCTCAAAATACATTCTGTACCACATTTTCACATAGAAAGTGTTATAGAAACATAATGCAATTATGTTTTATTTGTTCCATCTGGTCTGAGACATTAAACTTGTGTGTGGATCCCCAGGGTATGCAGGTACAACATATTGAGATAATGGATTCTCTCCTATGTGAGTTCTCTGATGTGACTTCATACTGGAGCGCTGGGTGAAGCATTTCCCACACTGTGTGCACTCGTAGGGCTTCTCCCCGCTGTGGACCACAGCATGTCTGATCAGGTTGCACTGCTTGGTGAAACTCCTGCCACACTGTTCGCAGGTGTACGGTTTCTCTCCGGTGTGACTCCGGAGGTGTTCTTTGAGCTGGCTGAAACGCTGGAAGCTCTTCCCACAGAAGGTGCAGCTGAAACGCCTCTCAGTGGTGCCGCCCGACCTCCACTGAGTCCTCATTCTCTTCACCTTGTTAAAACTACTGCGACTCAGGCTGTATCCAGAGAAGGTGGAGGTGGTGGCCATGTTTGACCCGGTCATGCACTCACTCATTCTCACTGTTGCTTCTGAAGCCCTGTACTGATGCTGCCTTGGCTGTAGAGCTAAACTATTTCCGTCATTATTTGAGTTCAGCCTCTCGCCGCTCTGTCCTTCTGGCATCTGTTGTCTAGTCTCATCAGCCAATGTCCTGACATGTCTTTTCATGTGTGCTGCTGCACTGAACATGTTAGCGTGTGGTTTCCCTATAGAAGAGTGAACCGATGGTCCTACATCATCTGTCATAGTAGGAAGGGATGGCAGCCCACTGTGAGATGGGAAAATTGAGATATTCTGAGAGTACTCTTCTGTGGAATGAAAGGAGAAATCTGGGTGGCCATCAGGGTCAGTTTCTCGGCTTGGATCCACAGATGTCCACCGCTGCCCATCAGTCTCATCCATGACAAACTGGTCAGGTCCTGCCAGGGCTGTGGTCTGATCCAGCACCTCCTCTTTCTCATCCTTCACCATCACTAGCTCTTGTGAGTCCTCGTCCTCGGCTGGGCGGTGGTGCTCTGTGCTGAACACCTCTGTAGATGCGAGCCGGGGTGTGCCTGGTTCCTCTGG
Above is a window of Salmo salar chromosome ssa03, Ssal_v3.1, whole genome shotgun sequence DNA encoding:
- the LOC106600393 gene encoding zinc finger and SCAN domain-containing protein 2; the protein is MASCNFQAQLVSIMEVLAKAAVAEINKQVDDSCAVIRLEITQSQRDIDVLKRKCQMMEGELKKTRGRVRRKERSSYPVKIVLNKQRICSQWRDEEMAVGEDSQPQPTYVEQRVETEPILIKDEETAEDIWKTDPQEELRITGEESGSKPGQPPSFEQRHFDEDFITQPNISPEDSVEHYPNSDGPEEPGTPRLASTEVFSTEHHRPAEDEDSQELVMVKDEKEEVLDQTTALAGPDQFVMDETDGQRWTSVDPSRETDPDGHPDFSFHSTEEYSQNISIFPSHSGLPSLPTMTDDVGPSVHSSIGKPHANMFSAAAHMKRHVRTLADETRQQMPEGQSGERLNSNNDGNSLALQPRQHQYRASEATVRMSECMTGSNMATTSTFSGYSLSRSSFNKVKRMRTQWRSGGTTERRFSCTFCGKSFQRFSQLKEHLRSHTGEKPYTCEQCGRSFTKQCNLIRHAVVHSGEKPYECTQCGKCFTQRSSMKSHQRTHIGENPLSQYVVPAYPGDPHTSLMSQTRWNK